In Candidatus Obscuribacterales bacterium, the following are encoded in one genomic region:
- a CDS encoding Mrp/NBP35 family ATP-binding protein codes for MPETLDAQSVLEVLRPVQDPELQKSLVELNMIRNVAIDQGQVKFTLVLTTPACPLREFIVDECKAAIKTLPGVETIDVDVTAETPQQKSLPDRQGIDGVRNIIAVSSGKGGVGKSTVAVNIAAALSAAGATVGLLDADIYGPNAPIMLGLSDAKVMVQASPQGDVLAPAFNHGIKVASMGFLIDRDQPVVWRGPMLNGIIRQFLYQVQWGELDYLIVDLPPGTGDAQLTLAQAVPMAGVVIVTTPQSVALSDARRGLKMFQQLNVPVIGIVENMSYFIPPDLPDRQYDIFGSGGGEKTAQELGVPLLGCVPLEPAVREGGDRGIPIVLAAPESASAKALTAITQQVAARVSVAALSA; via the coding sequence AAACGCTTGATGCTCAGTCTGTTTTAGAGGTTTTGCGCCCCGTACAAGACCCCGAACTACAAAAGAGCCTGGTCGAACTCAACATGATCCGCAATGTTGCCATCGACCAAGGACAGGTGAAATTTACCTTGGTGCTCACCACCCCCGCCTGCCCCCTCCGAGAATTTATCGTAGACGAATGCAAAGCTGCGATTAAAACCCTGCCCGGTGTGGAGACCATCGACGTAGACGTCACCGCCGAAACCCCCCAACAAAAATCCCTCCCCGATCGCCAAGGCATCGACGGCGTTCGCAACATCATCGCCGTCTCCAGTGGCAAAGGTGGCGTCGGGAAAAGTACCGTCGCTGTCAACATCGCCGCTGCCCTATCCGCTGCCGGAGCTACGGTCGGTCTCCTAGATGCTGATATCTATGGCCCCAATGCCCCGATCATGCTGGGTCTATCTGACGCTAAGGTGATGGTGCAGGCCAGCCCCCAGGGTGACGTCCTCGCGCCTGCGTTCAACCACGGCATCAAAGTCGCCTCCATGGGTTTCCTGATCGATCGCGATCAGCCCGTGGTGTGGCGCGGCCCCATGCTCAACGGCATCATCCGTCAATTTCTCTACCAAGTGCAGTGGGGCGAGTTGGACTACCTCATTGTTGATCTACCCCCTGGCACCGGTGATGCCCAGCTTACCCTGGCCCAAGCCGTTCCCATGGCCGGTGTCGTCATTGTCACCACCCCCCAATCCGTGGCCCTCAGCGATGCCCGGCGCGGTCTGAAAATGTTCCAACAGCTCAACGTGCCGGTGATTGGCATCGTGGAAAACATGAGCTATTTCATTCCCCCCGACCTACCCGATCGCCAATACGACATCTTTGGCTCCGGTGGCGGCGAAAAAACGGCCCAAGAGCTAGGAGTGCCCCTCCTAGGTTGCGTGCCCCTTGAACCCGCTGTTCGAGAAGGGGGCGATCGCGGCATTCCCATTGTGCTCGCAGCTCCTGAGTCCGCTTCCGCCAAGGCCTTGACCGCCATCACTCAGCAGGTTGCCGCCCGAGTTTCTGTAGCTGCCCTGAGTGCCTAG